CGTGGATTTTCCGCATCCCGAGGGGCCGACGAACACGATCAGCTCCCCCTGCTGGATGTCGAGGTTGATGTTGCTCAATACCTTGACGTCGCCATAGGCCTTCTCGACACCCGTCAGTTTCAAATCCGCCATTGTCCCCTCCCACTCCTGATATTCAACACCGCGACCGCGTCACGGTGCCTTCAGCGCAATGCAGGGCTGCCAAGGCCCGAGATGCACGCGCCCGTCCGGGCTTGTCCCGCCTGAATTCAATTCCGCCCCGATCTGCATCCAGTTGCCCGGAGGCAGATCGACCGCACCGGGCGCATCGCTCATGTTGATGGCGACGAATACCGTCTCTTCGGGGTCCTTGCGCAGAAAGCTAATGACGTCGCCGACAACGGTCACATCCGAAATATCGCCTTTCACCAATGCCGGATGGGCGCGGCGGAAGGCCAGCGCCCGGCGGTAATGGTGCAACAGCGCGTCCGGGGCTTCTTCCTGGACCGCGACCGCTAGGCCGAGATGCTCGGTCGAGACCGGCAACCAGGGCCGGTGAATAGAGAAGCCGCCCGACATGTTGTCCGATTGCCAGACCATCGGCGTCCGGCAGCCGTCCCGCCCCTTGTATTCCGGCCAGAACTCGATGCCGTAGGGGTCCTGCAGGTCGTCGAAGGCCACTTCCGCCTCCGGCAGGCCCAACTCTTCGCCTTGATACAGGCATACGGACCCGCGCAGACACATCAGGAGGGTCAGCATCCCTCTTTGTGCGCCCGGGGTCAGGTCCCAGCGGGAGACATGGCGCATAACGTCATGGTTGGAAAACGCCCAGCACGCCCAACCGTCGGACGCAACCTCGTCGACCTTGTTGAGAACCTCCGCCACCCGCTTGGCGGTCAGCTTCTCCTGCGCAAGAAATTCGAAGGCGTAGCACATATGCACCCCGGTCTCTCCCCGGGTGTACTGGCCGAGGATCTCCAACCCGTACTGCGCGTCACCGACCTCGCCCACAGCCGCGATTGCTGGGTATTCCTCCATCATCGCGCGGAATTTTGCCAGGAATTCCAGGTTCTCCGGCTGGTTCTTGGAGTAAAGATGCCGCTGGTGATTATAGGGGTTCACTTCTGGCGCGATGTTGGAGTTGCGTTCTTCCGGCGGCAACGGAGGATTGTCGCGCAACTCTGCGTCGTGGACATAGAAGTTGATGGTGTCGAGCCGGAAGCCATCCACGCCCCGGTCCAGCCAGAACCGCCCCACACCTAGCAGCGCATCCTGAACGTCGGCGCAGTGAAAGTTCAGATCCGGCTGCGAAGTCAGGAAGTTGTGCAGGTAGTACTGGCAACGCCGCGCGTCCCAATGCCAGCCTGAGCCGCCAAAGATCGACAACCAGTTGTTCGGCGGCGTCCCGTCTGGCTTGGCATCGGCCCAGACATACCAGTCAGCCTTGGGGTTGTCGCGACTGGATCGACTTTCCTCGAACCAGGGGTGCTGGTCGCTGGTGTGGCTGAGAACAAGGTCGATCATCACCCGCAGCCCATACATGTGCGCGGTCTCGATCAGGGCATCGAAATCCGCCAAGCTGCCAAACATAGGATCAACGTCGAAATAATCGCTGATGTCGTAGCCGAAATCCTTCATCGGCGACGTGAAAAACGGGCTGATCCAGATCGCATCCACCCCGAGCGAGGCGATATAGGGCATCCGCTCCACGATCCCCAGAAGATCGCCGATCCCGTCGCCATTGCTGTCCTGGAAGCTACGGGGGTAGATCTGATAGATCACCGCCCCACGCCACCAATCCGGATCGGCAGCGAGGCTCTTGACCTCGCGCATTTGCGCCTCTGCGTTCATCGGCAGGGGTTCCTTACTTGACCGAGCCGGCCAAGAGGCCGCGCACGAGAAAACGTTGCATGGAGAAAAACACCAGGAGCGGCACCGCG
The Dinoroseobacter shibae DFL 12 = DSM 16493 genome window above contains:
- a CDS encoding alpha-amylase family glycosyl hydrolase, translating into MNAEAQMREVKSLAADPDWWRGAVIYQIYPRSFQDSNGDGIGDLLGIVERMPYIASLGVDAIWISPFFTSPMKDFGYDISDYFDVDPMFGSLADFDALIETAHMYGLRVMIDLVLSHTSDQHPWFEESRSSRDNPKADWYVWADAKPDGTPPNNWLSIFGGSGWHWDARRCQYYLHNFLTSQPDLNFHCADVQDALLGVGRFWLDRGVDGFRLDTINFYVHDAELRDNPPLPPEERNSNIAPEVNPYNHQRHLYSKNQPENLEFLAKFRAMMEEYPAIAAVGEVGDAQYGLEILGQYTRGETGVHMCYAFEFLAQEKLTAKRVAEVLNKVDEVASDGWACWAFSNHDVMRHVSRWDLTPGAQRGMLTLLMCLRGSVCLYQGEELGLPEAEVAFDDLQDPYGIEFWPEYKGRDGCRTPMVWQSDNMSGGFSIHRPWLPVSTEHLGLAVAVQEEAPDALLHHYRRALAFRRAHPALVKGDISDVTVVGDVISFLRKDPEETVFVAINMSDAPGAVDLPPGNWMQIGAELNSGGTSPDGRVHLGPWQPCIALKAP